From Arachis hypogaea cultivar Tifrunner chromosome 3, arahy.Tifrunner.gnm2.J5K5, whole genome shotgun sequence:
TGCTCCTAGCTGCTTCCCAAACACAACCCTTAACCTGTTTGTCCTTAAACCTCTTTCACAGTTTTTTCACATATGCAGCACACAGTTCCTATGAAATGCATTTGGCATCACCTCTTGAACTGCCCGAACAAGACCCTGCAGCATATGATATCACACATTTAATCTAACAAAACTCAACAATACATGATGCTAGCTAGTAATTATGAAACTTACTTTTTGTTGATCAGACATCAAATGCCATCCAAAGAGCATGCTTGACCCGAAATCCTCCTGAAGGCAGGTCAGAAACCATTTCCAATTATCAGTGTTCTCAACCCTGGTTACACCAAATGCAATCACAAAGACATGATTATTTGCATCCTGGGTCACTGCAGAAAGCAATTGGCCTCCATAGTAACCCTTCAGAAAACGCCCATCCAAACCGATGAGAGGCTTGCACCCATTCTTGAAGCCTTTTTTGCAAGCATCAAAACTGATATACAATCTTTGAAACAAGTTTGGCCCTTGTGGCTGGGGTAAGGTGTTCATATGTGCTGTGCTCCCGGGATTACTTTTGTGTATCTCATTCAGATAGTCCCTAAGCTTCCCAAATTGAGCCCCTTCACTGCCCAACACAGTCTCCCTAGCTTGCTTTATTGCTCGTGTAATCATCTTCCGATTCAGTTGAACATTATAGTCTTCTTTCATATGCTGCATTGCCTCCCTAGGTGTCAACTTTGATTGCGtttttagtctcagccccaattTCTCAGCCACCCATTTTTTATCAGCAAGGTTGCTGCCATAATTCCGGCCACATGTGTGCTCATTGTGGAATGTCTTGACCTCAAAAGACTTGGTAACCGAGTTCTTCGACACAAAAATCAGCTAAGGACAATCTTCCTCAACACAGGCTGCTCTAACTCTCCCCGGCTCATTTTTTAGGTACATGCAATCCCTTCCATCTTGCACAAAGACATCCTTAAGTGCCCTTTTAAATTGCTCCATAGTTGCAAACTGCATCCCTAGTCTAAACTGCACCTCTCCAAATGTTTTGCCCTCATTAAAATCTGGCCCAGAAGGGCCCCTTTCATCATCAGATGAACTGGAGTCACAAAACCCTCAGACTCGTACTCATAAACAATATCATCACCATCAAGAAATTCCTCACCAGCCTGACTTGCAACCCCCTTTTGCCCCACATTTTCCTCACTAGCTGGGCCTTCCATATTACCTAAATCCGACCCAACACAGCCTCCACTACCTGAGCCTTGGCCCAACCATGAATCTCCACTGCTAGGCCCACTTTTCCTTTTTGTATTTAGAACATGCTTCATCCTCCTCTTACCAGTATATCTCCTGGAGGCCCTTCTCTTTGCCATGGTGTTAGGTGAGCAAGACttcccatttttcttctttttagtttgTACATCAACAGCCTCCTCAAAACGTCAGTTTCATACCCAGGAGGAGGGGGCTTGTAAGCTTCATCTTCAGCACTCTCGTATGAATCgtaagaggaggaagaagatttTGAAGAATCTGTCACCGCCAAGACGTCCTCATCTTCAGATACCCATTCCTCCTCCACAGGCTCATTGTCAGTTACATCAGGGATATCCACTCCATGCTCAAAGTAAAGGTGGAACTCCTTCAGATTATGCCTCATAGTGAAGTCGCACATATTGTTGATCTCCTTATCACCATAGAGCACATGCAGACCATCCTCGAACTCAATAACAGTTGGGTCGTGCCAGTAGATTTGTTTGTATGTCAAGTACCCCAAACCCTTGAAAAGTTCCTCCAAATCCTTCTTGTTTACGAAATCAATATCTATTGGAGGAAACTTCTCTACCTTCCCGTCTAAGTAATGTAGCTTACCATTAGCTCTAACAAGCTTTTCGCCATGGTTAAACACAGGGATCACAAACACAGACATATGTAACATTTAAAAACAGTTTTACCGTAATGCACAATAATGCCACCAACATTATCATCACTATAACCACTACATACAAATTTCATTACCCGGATTACTCACTACATTTATCAACCACTAGCATTATCAAACCCTAACTAAAAACAGTGTTTCTTCTTAACCACTTTATCCATTAATCATACTAATCATCTCGACGGTAAAGCTCCTCACATCACACCCCGCATAGACATGCATGAAAATAACTACATTCTTAACTAACACAATGTGAAAAACGAAAATCTGAACTAACCTTTCACTACGTCTCACACAGTGAACGTCTATGCCCTGCACACGTTCGTCGCAGATTCGATTATCCCATACTTCCGTTCTAGCGTCGTGCAAAGATCTGGAGGGAAACAATGGTGGAAGATGAAATGTTAGGGCTTTTTAgtgaatgaatgaaaataagagGGAGATTACAGTAAATGTACTTCGAAAGTGAGGGGGAATATTAACCCAACACAACGACGCCGTTTGAGTTGCAGGGAGGTGGTTTTGAGTCCCTGCAACAAATTTTACTTACACATGGCACATTCAGTTGACACCTCAGCATCCACCTGACACGTCAACCAGGTAACCTGTTAGCAACCGGTCACAGGGGTCGATTTGTTCACTTATGTCGTTGGTTGAGGATCGGGTAGAGATTTCTGGATGATAAAGGTGCGATATGTCCCACTTTAAAATGTTCAGGGCCGAAAAGGGTATTTACGCTTATTATAAACACACTTACTTGACTAGTGTGTAGTCATAGAGTTATGTGTAACTTTGAGGTTGGTCCAAATGCGCTTTAATTTGCACTGCAGTAAGCAAATAAAATGAATTTTCGAAACTATACAAAAATACAAATAGCCATCAAATATAAATTGGTACTAAATAAAAATTCCATTccattctcttcatctctcttttctCCCCCTTCTTCTTTTGAGAGCTTTGTCTTCGAAAATTAACAGATCTCATCTGAAACAAGATCACTGAATATTCTCTCTCTACATATATATGAGCTCACTTGTGTCGGTGAACTTGATTTTCGATTCATTGATTTCACCGTTCTAATCAGATCTGAGGTAAATTCCATGTTTCATCACTCCCACATTGCATTCCCCGAAAGAATTCAATACAGTAACGATTCCATGCGCTTAGATTccaatttttctttcctttttagtCTGATCTGTAACGAAAATGTGATTATTATGCTGATATTCACATTCTGAGGTTCAATTGCGATGCAAAACATAcgctttttgttcttttttttttcctctgtGTGTGTGATTGTGGGAAGTGTTGTTTCGGGATGGGATCAGAATTGAGCTTATGGTTTTGCGAGATTCTTATTCTTTTTGTCTTCGTTTAATCCCGTTTTAGTTTTATTGGATTGTGCTGCAGTGGGCACGAAAGAGTGCTTTGTGATTAAGGGGGAAGAAGAAGATGTTGACCAAGTTCGAGACCAAGAGTAACAGAGTGAAGGGGCTTAGTTTCCACAGCAAGAGGCCCTGGATCCTTGCGAGTCTTCACAGTGGTGTGATCCAACTATGGGATTACCGCATGGGAACCCTCATCGACAGGTTTGACGAGCATGATGGCCCCGTTAGAGGTGTTCATTTCCACAATTCTCAGCCTCTCTTTGTCTCCGGAGGTAACCTCGCCATTTCACAGCCATTGCTTTTTTTGATACGCAAGTGGCCATTGTGTTGTTTGTGCCATTGATTTGTTCTATTGACTGCTTAATACTCTCATTTGTGCATTGATCCCAACTGATCCATTGATTGTGCATCCGCTACTGTGGATATTCATTGTTAGTCTGCATATATCTATGCAAGGGTAGTCAACTATGGAAACATAATCTAGGTTATGTTGTACTCATCTAAATTATATTAGGATCCACTCAAACATTTCTGCTAGGCAATCTATTTAAGTTTTAGAAAGCGtttttgtgtgtgtttgtgtAGATCTATGGTAATAAGTATGATTCTAGTATCCATGCTGATAATCTCATTATCTCTTTGCCTGTTAATCTTTGGTTGCCCCATGGTGTTTATACAATGAGTAGTACGAATGAGGGGTACACTTTGAAATGTTTCGAGATTTGTTTTTGGCTGTAATTTATATTAAAAGGAAATATCTTTGGTGTAATTGAGATTATCTGGATCTGTTAACTTAGTAACTAATCCGTTCTTTTAAACTAAGCTGTGTGCCATTGGTTGGGTTTAAATGTGATTTTTCCTGCACTTATGTTTGTCACTTGATAAAGAAGGGAAGGGAATTTGGTGTATTATGttgttaagaaaagaaaaaatattttgttacttgTAGAAGGGGGAGGGTTCATATTATTTGCTGCTTATTCGTGTTTCTTTTTTTTGGGACAGGGGACGATTACAAGATTAAAGTTTGGAACTACAAGCTGCATAGATGTTTGTTCACTCTTCTAGGACACCTTGATTATATTCGCACTGTGCAATTTCATCATGAGAACCCGTGGATTGTGAGTGCCAGTGATGATCAGACTATTCGCATATGGAACTGGCAATCACGAACATGTATATCTGTCCTAACGGGGCATAATCATTATGTTATGTGTGCTTCATTCCATCCAAAAGAAGATATTGTTGTGTCAGCCTCTCTGGATCAGACTGTTCGCGTTTGGGATATTGGTTCTCTCAAAAGGAAGGCTGGGCCTCCTTCAGATGATATATTGCGTTTGAGTCAGATGAACACGGATCTTTTTGGTGGTGTTGATGCAGTTGTTAAATATGTGTTGGAAGGTCATGATCGGGGAGTCAACTGGGCTGCTTTTCATCCTACACTTCCTCTCATTGTCTCTGGAGCTGATGACCGACAAGTGAAACTTTGGAGGATGAATGGTAAAACTGAAGCctagttattttctttttatgttgTCCTGAATAACAACCGAGTGGTAGTATTTGTGACTTCCTATTTTACATACATACTATAGTTGAGCTGCCCTAGGCTTTCATATACTATACTCTTGATGCCATTctggttattaaaaaaattagcataTCAATGTTCAGTGCTGGCAGCAAAAATGCATCATAAAATATATTTCTTGTGTGCATTAACTTTTGTAGTAGCTGGTTAACCAAGAAGAGAAAGTATTTGCTGTCGTCTTGCACTtttcattaataaaatttatgtttTCTGTTCAGATACTAAGGCATGGGAAGTGGATACTCTGCGTGGGCACATGAATAATGTTTCATGTGTTATGTTCCATGCCAAACAGGACATCATTGTATCAAATTCTGAAGATAAAAGTATTCGAGTATGGGATGCGACAAAGCGCACTGGAATTCAAACCTTCCGGAGAGAGCATGATCGATTTTGGATTCTTGCAACACATCCTGAAATGAATCTGTTGGCTGCTGGTCATGACAGTGGAATGATTGTCTTTAAACTGGAGAGAGAAAGGCCTGCTTTTGCAGTTAGTGGTGATTGTTTGTTCTATGCAAAAGACCGGTTTTTGCGTTACTATGAATTTTCAACACAGAGAGAGACACAAGTTCTTACAATTCGACGACCTGGTTCTTTAACTCTGAATCAAAGTCCGAAGACTCTTTCCTATAGCGCGTCTGAAAATGCAGTTCTTCTCTGTTCAGATGTGGAGGGTGGGTCTTATGAGTTGTATACCATATCCAAGGATGGCGCATTTATTGGTAGGGGCGATATGCAAGAGCCAAAGAAAGGTCTTGGTGGATCAGCTGTCTTTGTGGCTAGGAATAGGTTTGCGGTGCTCGACAAAACCAGCAATCAAGTCCTAGTTAAAAATCTGAAGAATGAGCTTGTTAAAAAGAGCGCTCTGCCAATTGCCACGGATGCCATATTTTATGCTGGAACAGGCAACTTGTTGTGTAGGTCAGAGGATAGGGTTTTTATATTTGATCTTCAGCAGAGGCTTGTTATTGGGGATCTTCAGACCCCTTTTATCAAGTATGTTGTCTGGTCTAATGACATGGAAAGTGTTGCCTTGCTCAGCAAACATGCCATTGTCATTGCAAGCAAGAAGCTTGTTCACCAATGCACCCTCCATGAGACAATCCGCGTGAAAAGTGGAGCATgggatgaaaatggcattttTATTTACACAACATTAAATCATATCAAGTACTGTCTTCCTAATGGCGATAGCGGGATAATAAAAACACTGGATGTCCCAATATATATCACAAAAGTTGTTGGAAACACCATATTCTGCTTGGGTCGGGATGGGAAAAACAGAGCTATAGCTATTGATGCGACTGAATATATCTTTAAGCTCTCTCTCTTGAAGAAAAGATATGACCATGTTATGAACATGATAAAGAACTCCCAGCTTTGTGGGCAGGCTATGATTGCATATCTACAGCAGAAAGGGTTTCCTGAAGTTGCCCTCCATTTTGTGAAAGATGAGAGAATTCGGTTCAATTTGGCTTTAGAGAGTGGGAACATTCAAATTGCCGTTGCATCAGCCACTGCAATTGATGAGAAAGATCACTGGTATCGATTAGGGGTTGAAGCTCTTCGACAAGGAAATGCTGGTATAGTAGAATATGCATACCAGAGGACCAAAAATTTTGAGAGATTGTCTTTCCTTTATCTCATTACTGGTAATGTGGAGAAACTTGCAAAGATGTTGAAAATTGCCGAAGTCAAGAACGATGTGATGGGCCAGTTTCACAATGCCTTATATATGGGTGATGTCCGAGAGCGTGTTAAGATTTTGGAGAATGTGGGTCATTTGCATCTGGCATACATCACTGCCAAAGTCCATGGACTACATGATGTTGCTGAAAGGCTTGCAGCTGAACTGGGGGATGATCTTCCATCTTTGCCCGAGGGGAAAAAACCATCTCTCTTGATGCCACCATCACCTGTAATAACCAGTGGTGATTGGCCCCTTCTTAGGGTGATGCGAGGCATATTTGAAGGTGGCTTTAGCAATATAGAGAacgatgctgaagaagaagagtaTGAAGCTGCTGATGGTGATTGGGGAGAGGAGCTTGATATGGTTGATGTGGATGGCATACAAAATGGAGACATCTCTGCAATTTTGGATGATGGAGAGCCAGGTGAAGAGGATGATGGAGAAGGTGGATGGGAGCTGGAAGATCTGGAGCTTCCCCCTGAAGCTGAAACTCCAAAAGCTTCTGGTACTCGATCTTCAGTTTTCGTGGCCCCAACACCTGGTATGCCAGTTAGCCAGATATGGATTCAGAAATCATCTCTTGCAGCTGATCATGCAGCCGCCGGCAATTTTGATACGGCAATGAGGTTACTGAACAGGCAACTTGGAATAAAGAACTTCACTCCCTTGAGATCCATTTTCCTTGATCTTCATACTAGCAGCCACTCCTATCTGCGTGCCTTCTCATCTGCCCCAGTTATATCACTTGCTGTTGAAAGAGGTTGGAGCGAGTCGTCTAGTCCAAATGTGAGAGGCCCACCTGCACTGCCGTTCAAACTGTCTCAATTAGATGAAAAGCTCAAAGCTGGTTATAAATCAACTACAGCAGGGAAATTCACCGAGGCCCTAAAGACATTTACCAGTATCCTTCATACAATTCCTTTGATTGTCGTTGAGTCGAGGAGGGAAGTTGATGATGTGAAGGAATTGATTATTATAGTCAAAGAATATGTTTTGGGTCTGCAAATGGAGCTAAAGAGAAGGGAAATTAAGGACAATCCAGCTCGTCAGCAGGAGCTTGCCGCATATTTTACCCATTGCAATCTCCAGACACCTCATTTGAGGCTAGCTTTGCTTAATGCAATGACTGTCTGCTACAAGGCAAAGAACCTTGCCACAGCTGCCAACTTTGCGAGGAGGCTGCTCGAGACCAATCCTACTGTCGAAAACCATGCCAAGACAGCACGGCAAGTTCTGGGAGCTGCAGAAAAGAACATGACCGATACCACACAGTTGAATTATGATTTCAGAAACCCATTTGTGGTTTGTGGTGCAACTTATGTGCCAATTTACCGCGGACAGAAGGATGTTTCTTGTCCGTATTGCACTGCACGCTTTGTGCTGAGCCAGGAGGGTCAGCTATGCACTGTGTGTGACCTTGCAGTTGTAGGGGCCGATGCTTCTGGATTGCTCTGTTCTCCTTCCCAGATACGTTGATGAACTCGCTGGAACGGAAGCACTTTGTTCAGTTTTTGTTTCAGGTCAATTTTCAACAACAGATACTAGTCCCTATTGTTCAATTAATATAATTCCTTGTAGAAGCTAAAAGAAGTTGTTTGTGTATGTTTCTTCGTTTCTCTGTCTTATTTTTCAtggttttcttttttaattcttttttactCTTCGCCAAATATAAGGGGATGATGGAGAAAAAGCCTATCAATATTTTGGGCATGTGAATTTTTCATTCATGTACTCTGCTGAATTAATTTTTAGGTTGAGTTGGATATCGCTACATTTTGAGGCCTTAATAAGTATTATATGTCTATTCAGtattcattattattttcttttattttcatcttttcctcttttttgttttttaggctTTGGCATATTTTCATTTGAGGCTTCACCCAAAATCTCCCCCTTGTTGAATTtgataacaatcaacaattaggTGTATATTTTGGGTAGATAACTATTATATTTTCACCAAGAAGTAGGTGTATtttcacaattaaaaaaaatacttagttATTGATTATTAGGGTTGTTGTAAACTTGTAATTGATATTAGCTATTAGTCCCTAATTTAGTTATTGTTATCGTTTTCAAATGACTTTTTTTGTAAGTACACCATTGTCCATACATTAAAGAAGTAACGAGTTATGTTATTATAATGTTATATAGTTAACAATTTTATAACTAATTTGTAGCTatatatgaaaaaagaaaaagctaactaatcaaatatattttaagcagagtgaaaataaaatttttaattgcaTTTTTATATTAGATAGTTCGAATTATGTTATATGATTCAAAATTCTATAGTCAATATATAactaaacaaaaaacaaagaaattaataccaaaaaaaaaaaaaacaaagaaattaccTAACAATATATATTTCAAGAGTAAAAATAGCATCATTAGCTACAACCTTAATATATAGTCGTCAAATTAAATCTTTCTATACTTTATTGTACCGACCTTTGTATTCTTGTATTGATATAGATAtagattttattatataaaataagtcATCCACATTAGTATAAATATTAGTATATTTTGAGAGACAAATATCaggaattaatattttatttctatactattaaaatttattatttaaaatataaactaaatattaactaaaaataataaattttattaattatataatatttttaaaaaaattagctatCCACATTAGTAATTGAACCAGAGTTAAAAAATCCCTCCGGCAGTATTTATGAAGCCCCCGGcttaaagataaatatttttagggtaaaatattaaattggtcTCTTACGAACTTTGGACATAATTCTGTTTTAGttcttaaattttaaagtattctatttgaatctaaaaaagttttatttagtttcaatgtAGTCTCACCgtaggtcaaagttaaataattaaaggAATATTCTACATGACAACAGTACAAAAACAATGTCGATAATCTGGAGCACAAGTATATGCtcaagaggcacaaaatcaatcgTGTATgcattaatacttttatttgtaattcttcttacaatttaaatgaaatattttctagaactaaagagaataataaataaatatattgatacatCAACAGTTGATTTTGTGTTTCTAAAATTTGTACTTGTTCTTCAGATTATCAACTTTGTTTTTGTACGGCTGTACCTCATGGTGAGATTATATTGAaactcaataaattttttttaattcaaacagAACACTTTAGATTTTAAGAACCAAAATAGAATTACGCCCAAATATAAAGAACAATTTAGtcctttacttttttttataatagagatAACAATTAAAATGATCCTTCAgttttaattcaataattaaaatatctttttagtttttaaaataattaaaatggtCCATCAATTTTAAACTACAGATTAAATTGTCTCTCCATCAATCACTATGTTAAggtcattaacaaaaatttatgtgACACATTAATTTTTACACCGATAGAAATAACAATTAAAATAGTCCCTCAACTTTAATTCGATATTCAAATTGGTCTCCtagttttaaatatataatcaaaatagttTCTTAAATTTTAAACCGTGAATTAAAATAATTCCTCCCTCAAATTTACATATgagaattattttaattatcagaGTTAAAACACTAAGGAAAATAATTCCCTCCTCCTGACTTAAAGCCATTTTTCTGAACTAGAGACCAAACTTCTATTATACTCTTTCTTGTcataataatttttctattttatttttaattttttaaaagaaaactaatgtatttaaataataagattGGAATGATACTATAGAGTATAGACTATAGAGCCTACAAAACTTTCCAGctaaatttcatttttatttctttccttcataattttccCGTGAGACgaggaaggaaggaagaaagTGCCTGAAAGTCAATAAAAGTCCTCTCTTCAGAGCTGGGACTTGGGAGGCACGTTTGATTGAATAATGGTTGACACAaatgttttatttcttttaaattttgagaaaaacAAATGTTTATATTTTCTGAGTAAATAGtactatatttaaataattattaaatacgtAAAGGGACTAAAATTAGGgccaaatattataataaaataatattataaaatattttacacaaaattATCTAATTAACAAAATGGAATagttattattgtattttttattaaaaaataaaaataataaattggtaACCACTTGGCAAATTTTCATTGGTTGAACCACGTTGTCACCTTGTTCCACATGACAAAATAATCTTGTAGAAGAAGCAAagctttttatataaaaaattaaaaaacacaacATACATCACACAATCACAACCCAATCCAAAAAACTACTCACCTTAGTTTAAGTTTCCCACTCCAAATCCAAATCAAaacagagaaaagaaagagggttATTGTGATAACAATGGAAAACCAATCATCATCTTCATTTTCGTCTTTGATGGAGATGCAGTTCCTTATCCTTGATCAAGTTCGGTTTTGGATGTGAATGAAGATACCCTTTCGCAGTGGAACTCGTTGATCTCTTTGATGTTGAAGAAGAATGTGGTAATATTGTTGATGATGGGTTCAATTACGCTGATTCTTCCCCCATATCTTACCCTAATGTTGACCCAATTGAAGGAATTG
This genomic window contains:
- the LOC112789158 gene encoding coatomer subunit alpha-1; this encodes MLTKFETKSNRVKGLSFHSKRPWILASLHSGVIQLWDYRMGTLIDRFDEHDGPVRGVHFHNSQPLFVSGGDDYKIKVWNYKLHRCLFTLLGHLDYIRTVQFHHENPWIVSASDDQTIRIWNWQSRTCISVLTGHNHYVMCASFHPKEDIVVSASLDQTVRVWDIGSLKRKAGPPSDDILRLSQMNTDLFGGVDAVVKYVLEGHDRGVNWAAFHPTLPLIVSGADDRQVKLWRMNDTKAWEVDTLRGHMNNVSCVMFHAKQDIIVSNSEDKSIRVWDATKRTGIQTFRREHDRFWILATHPEMNLLAAGHDSGMIVFKLERERPAFAVSGDCLFYAKDRFLRYYEFSTQRETQVLTIRRPGSLTLNQSPKTLSYSASENAVLLCSDVEGGSYELYTISKDGAFIGRGDMQEPKKGLGGSAVFVARNRFAVLDKTSNQVLVKNLKNELVKKSALPIATDAIFYAGTGNLLCRSEDRVFIFDLQQRLVIGDLQTPFIKYVVWSNDMESVALLSKHAIVIASKKLVHQCTLHETIRVKSGAWDENGIFIYTTLNHIKYCLPNGDSGIIKTLDVPIYITKVVGNTIFCLGRDGKNRAIAIDATEYIFKLSLLKKRYDHVMNMIKNSQLCGQAMIAYLQQKGFPEVALHFVKDERIRFNLALESGNIQIAVASATAIDEKDHWYRLGVEALRQGNAGIVEYAYQRTKNFERLSFLYLITGNVEKLAKMLKIAEVKNDVMGQFHNALYMGDVRERVKILENVGHLHLAYITAKVHGLHDVAERLAAELGDDLPSLPEGKKPSLLMPPSPVITSGDWPLLRVMRGIFEGGFSNIENDAEEEEYEAADGDWGEELDMVDVDGIQNGDISAILDDGEPGEEDDGEGGWELEDLELPPEAETPKASGTRSSVFVAPTPGMPVSQIWIQKSSLAADHAAAGNFDTAMRLLNRQLGIKNFTPLRSIFLDLHTSSHSYLRAFSSAPVISLAVERGWSESSSPNVRGPPALPFKLSQLDEKLKAGYKSTTAGKFTEALKTFTSILHTIPLIVVESRREVDDVKELIIIVKEYVLGLQMELKRREIKDNPARQQELAAYFTHCNLQTPHLRLALLNAMTVCYKAKNLATAANFARRLLETNPTVENHAKTARQVLGAAEKNMTDTTQLNYDFRNPFVVCGATYVPIYRGQKDVSCPYCTARFVLSQEGQLCTVCDLAVVGADASGLLCSPSQIR